The following proteins come from a genomic window of Mycolicibacterium rufum:
- a CDS encoding 3-hydroxybutyrate dehydrogenase has protein sequence MSGPRTTELEGRTALVTGGAGGIGAACARELAARGVAVTVADIDDVGAKALAQEIGGTAWALDLSDVAALEDLQLDVDILVNNAGIQSISEIAEFPPERFRAMMALMVEAPFLLIRAALPHMYREGFGRVINISSIHGLRASPFKVAYVTAKHALEGLSKVTALEGGPHGVTSNCVNPGYVRTPLVTKQIADQARTHNIAEDQVVTDILLKESAVKRLVEPEEVGALVGWLATPSAGMVTGASYTMDGGWSAR, from the coding sequence ATGAGTGGGCCGCGCACGACCGAACTCGAGGGTCGCACCGCCCTGGTCACGGGTGGGGCCGGCGGTATCGGCGCGGCCTGCGCACGGGAACTCGCGGCGCGGGGGGTGGCCGTCACGGTCGCCGACATCGACGACGTCGGCGCCAAGGCGCTCGCCCAGGAGATCGGCGGCACGGCGTGGGCCCTGGACCTGTCGGATGTCGCCGCATTGGAGGATCTGCAGCTCGACGTCGACATCCTGGTCAACAACGCCGGCATCCAGAGCATCAGCGAGATCGCCGAGTTCCCGCCCGAACGCTTCCGCGCGATGATGGCGCTGATGGTGGAGGCGCCGTTCCTGTTGATCCGTGCGGCGCTGCCGCACATGTACCGCGAGGGCTTCGGGCGCGTCATCAACATCTCGTCGATCCACGGGCTGCGGGCCTCGCCCTTCAAGGTGGCCTACGTGACCGCCAAGCACGCGCTCGAGGGCCTGTCGAAGGTGACCGCACTCGAAGGTGGCCCGCACGGCGTGACGAGCAACTGCGTCAATCCGGGCTACGTGCGCACGCCGTTGGTGACCAAGCAGATCGCCGATCAGGCGCGGACGCATAACATCGCCGAGGATCAGGTCGTCACCGACATCCTGCTCAAGGAGAGTGCGGTGAAGCGGCTCGTGGAACCCGAGGAGGTGGGTGCGTTGGTGGGATGGCTGGCCACGCCGTCGGCAGGGATGGTGACCGGAGCGTCGTACACGATGGACGGTGGATGGAGCGCGCGTTGA